The Peptococcaceae bacterium 1198_IL3148 genome window below encodes:
- a CDS encoding DUF5698 domain-containing protein, whose product MAEVIFGYLFIFVARVADMSLDVVRILMLTKDKKLAAALIGFVEVSIFVVALNEVMSGGLDDPLKVIAYAGGFATGNYVGAIVDNYLAVGYLSIQVFPKRDKVGDTINKLRAAGYGVTSVVGAGRGGPRTILFVILKRKDLKKLLDILDQVDPKTFYNVSDARNIRGGVFPKKRL is encoded by the coding sequence TTGGCAGAGGTTATTTTTGGTTACTTGTTTATCTTTGTGGCCCGGGTGGCGGACATGTCTTTGGATGTAGTCAGAATACTAATGCTGACAAAGGACAAAAAGTTAGCAGCGGCGCTAATTGGCTTTGTGGAGGTTTCTATCTTTGTGGTGGCCTTGAATGAAGTTATGTCCGGAGGATTGGATGACCCCTTAAAGGTAATTGCCTACGCAGGTGGTTTTGCCACCGGCAACTATGTTGGGGCGATAGTTGATAATTATTTAGCGGTGGGTTATTTGTCCATTCAGGTATTTCCTAAACGGGACAAAGTTGGTGATACCATAAACAAATTGCGGGCTGCTGGGTATGGTGTCACCAGTGTTGTAGGCGCCGGTCGTGGCGGCCCCCGGACGATACTGTTTGTGATTTTAAAGCGCAAAGACTTAAAAAAATTGCTTGACATCCTCGATCAAGTGGACCCCAAAACCTTTTACAATGTCTCAGATGCTAGGAACATCAGAGGTGGAGTGTTCCCTAAAAAGCGATTATGA
- a CDS encoding DUF421 domain-containing protein: MWEIVFRVIVIYFFVLIVLRLTGKREIGQLSPFDFVVAIIIAELAAIPMERPDIPIWHGLVPMTVLGLLEVGLSYLTMISRPVRMVMCGHPQIIIKNGKLLRSEMRKARYNLDDLLSQLRENGVANIQDVEFAVLECSGKLSVIPKSQKRPVTPEDLGIATKYEGLPAVLIMDREIMNKNLQDINLDENWLKEKLAEKGFTVDQVLIATLTKDGELFINERNT; this comes from the coding sequence TTGTGGGAAATTGTTTTTCGTGTAATTGTAATTTATTTTTTTGTATTAATTGTATTGAGGTTAACTGGCAAACGGGAAATAGGACAACTTTCACCCTTTGACTTTGTGGTGGCCATTATTATTGCTGAACTGGCTGCTATTCCCATGGAGAGACCGGATATTCCAATTTGGCATGGCTTGGTGCCGATGACAGTATTGGGCCTGTTGGAAGTGGGCCTTTCCTACTTAACTATGATCAGTAGACCGGTGCGCATGGTTATGTGTGGGCATCCGCAAATAATTATCAAAAATGGCAAATTGCTGCGCAGTGAAATGAGAAAGGCCCGCTATAACCTAGATGATCTGTTATCCCAACTGCGTGAGAATGGTGTAGCTAATATTCAAGATGTGGAATTTGCAGTGTTGGAATGCTCAGGCAAGCTAAGTGTGATACCAAAATCGCAAAAACGCCCAGTGACCCCGGAGGATTTAGGCATTGCAACCAAATATGAGGGTTTGCCAGCAGTATTAATAATGGATCGTGAAATTATGAATAAAAACCTCCAAGATATCAACTTGGATGAAAATTGGTTAAAAGAGAAGCTGGCAGAAAAAGGTTTTACCGTAGACCAAGTATTAATTGCCACATTGACTAAAGATGGTGAATTGTTTATTAATGAAAGAAACACGTAG